TGCCTGTTCCCGGAAGCTCCGTACCGCTTTGGCGTTGCCGGGCACGGCGTAGTACGCCTGGTGCCCGGCGATCACCGATGCCAGCCAGCGTCCCTGTTCGGGGACGGGCAGGTGACGGCGGCGTGTCAGCTCGGTTTTCACCTGCTTCAGCTTGGCCGTCATCTTCTTGGTGTCCGTGACCCGCTGGACCCAGAACCGTCCTCCCCTGGAGAGCCGGGCGATGTGCCGGAACCCCAGGAACGTGAACGTCTCCGGCTTCCCCTCGCCCCGCGCCTTCCGGTTGCAGGCCGCGTGCGGCCCGAACTCGATCAGCCGGGTCTTGTCCGGGTGCAGCTCCAGGGAGAACTTCGCGAGCCTGCCGCGCAGTTCCCCCAGGAACCTCTCAGCGTCGTCCTGGTACTCGAACCCCACGATGAAGTCATCAGCGAAGCGGACGATTACCACGTTCCCGCGCGCGTGATGCTTCCTCCACCATTCGGCCCACAGGTCCAGGGCGTAGTGCAGGTAGACGTTCGCCAGCAGGGGCGAGATCGATCCGCCCTGCATGGTTCCCTCCCCGCTGTCGGACCACTGCCCGTCCTCGATCACCCCTGCGCTCAGCCATTTCCCGGCCAGCCGCAGGACCCTCTCGTCCGCGATCCGGTGCCGGAGGAACTTCACCAGCCACCCTCGGTCAAGGTGGTCGAAGAAGCCGCGGATGTCCGCGTCCAGCACCCAGTTCACCTTCGTCCCGAGCCCGGCCGCCAGCGCGTCCAGCGCATCATGCTGGGAGCGTCCCGGCCGGAACCCGTAGGAGAACCCCTTGAAGTCCGCCTCGTAAACCGCGTTCAGCACCTCGCCGACGGCCCGCTGGACGATCTTGTCTTCCAGCGACGCGATGCCGAGCGGCCGCAGCCGCCCGTCCGCCTTCGGGATGTAAACGCGGCGCGACGGCACCGCCCGGTACTTCCCCGACTGCACCCGTTCGTGCAGGCCCCGCAGGTTCTCCTGCCAGTCCTGCTCGTACTCCGCCCAGCTCACCCCGTCCGTCCCCGGCGCCGCGTCCTTCTTCAGGCCGTCGAACGCCAGCACCAGCCGGTGAAAGCTGACATGGTGCAGCAACGCGGTGAACCGCGCATCCTTGTCCTTCCGCG
Above is a window of Trueperaceae bacterium DNA encoding:
- the ltrA gene encoding group II intron reverse transcriptase/maturase; protein product: MREVARKDKDARFTALLHHVSFHRLVLAFDGLKKDAAPGTDGVSWAEYEQDWQENLRGLHERVQSGKYRAVPSRRVYIPKADGRLRPLGIASLEDKIVQRAVGEVLNAVYEADFKGFSYGFRPGRSQHDALDALAAGLGTKVNWVLDADIRGFFDHLDRGWLVKFLRHRIADERVLRLAGKWLSAGVIEDGQWSDSGEGTMQGGSISPLLANVYLHYALDLWAEWWRKHHARGNVVIVRFADDFIVGFEYQDDAERFLGELRGRLAKFSLELHPDKTRLIEFGPHAACNRKARGEGKPETFTFLGFRHIARLSRGGRFWVQRVTDTKKMTAKLKQVKTELTRRRHLPVPEQGRWLASVIAGHQAYYAVPGNAKAVRSFREQAIRHWRHALRRRSQRNRVTWERMKRIASRYLPKTKIVHPWPDVRFAATHP